The DNA sequence CTGCACGACATCAACCCGCTGCGGCTCGACTACATTGATAAAATCGCCGGGTTGAAAGGCAAAGCGGTGCTTGACGTCGGCTGCGGCGGCGGGATTCTCGCGGAAAGCATGGCGGTACGCGGCGCCAAAGTCGCCGGCATCGACCTTAGCGAAAAAGCGCTGAAAGTGGCGCAGCTGCATCTCATGGAAAGCGGCAACCAGGTTGATTACCGCATGGTGGCCGTCGAAGAGCTGGCGCGCAAAGAGCCGCAACACTACGACATAGTGACCTGCATGGAATTCCTCGAGCATGTGCCGAACCCGGCTAGCGCTGTGAAAGCCTGCTGCGAACTCATTAAACCGGGCGGCCACGCGTTTTTTTC is a window from the Burkholderiales bacterium genome containing:
- the ubiG gene encoding bifunctional 2-polyprenyl-6-hydroxyphenol methylase/3-demethylubiquinol 3-O-methyltransferase UbiG translates to MVNVDPTELEKFNELAHRWWDPGAEFKPLHDINPLRLDYIDKIAGLKGKAVLDVGCGGGILAESMAVRGAKVAGIDLSEKALKVAQLHLMESGNQVDYRMVAVEELARKEPQHYDIVTCMEFLEHVPNPASAVKACCELIKPGGHAFFSTLNRNLKSYLLAIIGAEYILRLLPRGTHDYAKLIKPSELARFCRDAGLNVEHITGMTYNPFTKIYALGPDTDVNYLLHAIKS